The following coding sequences lie in one Spinacia oleracea cultivar Varoflay chromosome 1, BTI_SOV_V1, whole genome shotgun sequence genomic window:
- the LOC130462719 gene encoding uncharacterized protein: protein MIETQLAQLASTIKEKQVHTSLPPQGQPPKQLYAIVTRSGKTLDDSATHVEAPSSRGESSMGNESSDSDDAEEKSHVDDMSDGDKSKETPLPPLPTPPPPYPQRFHRHKLDVQFSKFLEVLRQMYITIPFKDALKQMPTYTRFLKEILSGKRDFDVKETVNLTENCSAIILNKTPPKLKDPGSFSIPYAINKELEIRNALCDLGASVSIIPYSVFSKLEVGDLVPTNITLQLADRSVKYPIGKVEDVPLVVGELTFLVDFVVLDIDEDAHAPIILGRPFGHRGCSYRCARGTNHLESGRRQG, encoded by the coding sequence atgattgagacccaactagCACAACTTGCTAGCACTATCAAAGAGAAACAAGTGCAtacaagtctcccaccccaaggtcaacctcCTAAGCAATTGTATGCAAttgtgacaaggagtgggaagacATTAGATGATAGTGCTACGCATGTTGAAGCTCCTAGCTCTAGGGGTGAGAGTTCTATGGGAAATGAGTCCTCGGACAGTGATGATGCGGAAGAGAAGTCTCATGTCGACGATATGAGTGATGGTGATAAGTCGAAGGAgactcctcttcctcctctcccaaCTCCTCCTCCCCCCTATCCCCAAAGATTTCATAGGCACAAGTTAGATGTGCAATTCTCAAAATTTCTTGAGGTTCTTCGACAAATGTATATCACTATCCCCTTTAAGGATGCGTTGAAACAAATGCCAACCTACACAAGATTCCTTAAGGAAATCTTGAGTGGGAAGCGAGATTTTGACGTAAAGGAGACGGTGAACCTCACCGAAAATTGTAGTGCTATCATCCTTAACAAAACGCCACCCAAACTCAAAGACCCGGgaagtttttctatcccttaTGCTATTAATAAGGAGCTTGAAATAAGAAATGCCTTGTGTGATTTGGGTGCTAGCGTTAGTATAATACCTTATTCGGTGTTTTCCAAGCTTGAAGTTGGTGATCTTGTCCCAACcaacatcaccttgcaactTGCCGACCGTTCGGTCAAGTACCCTATTGGCAAGGTTGAGGATGTTCCCCTAGTTGTTGGCGAGCTTACTTTCCTTGTGGATTTTGTCGTCTTGGACATTGATGAGGATGCCCATGCCCCTATTATCTTGGGGAGGCCATTTGGCCACCGCGGGTGCTCTTATCGATGTGCAAGGGGGACTAATCACCTTGAAAGCGGGAGACGCCAAGGCTAG